A single Triticum dicoccoides isolate Atlit2015 ecotype Zavitan chromosome 2A, WEW_v2.0, whole genome shotgun sequence DNA region contains:
- the LOC119356710 gene encoding serine hydroxymethyltransferase 4, which produces MDSVASWGLTPLADADPDVFDLIEREKRRQRSGIELIASENFTSFAVIEALGSALTNKYSEGMPGARYYGGNDVIDEIENLCRDRALAAFRLDAASWGVNVQPYSGSPANFAAYTALLNPHDRIMGLDLPSGGHLTHGYYTAGGKKISATSIYFESLPYKVSAANGYIDYDKLEEKAMDFRPKLIICGGSAYPRDWDYARLRAVADKVGAMLLCDMAHISGLVAAQEAANPFEFCDVVTTTTHKSLRGPRAGMIFYRKGPKPAKKGQPEGAVYDYEDKINFAVFPSLQGGPHNHQIAALAVALKQTLTPGFKAYAKQVKANAVAVGKYLMSKGYKMVTDGTDNHLVLWDLRPLGLTGNKVEKMCDLCSITLNKNAVFGDSSALSPGGVRIGAPAMTSRGLVEKDFEQIAEFLHQAVTICLNIQKEHGKLLKDFSKGLVNNKDIENLKVEVEKFALSFDMPGFSLESMKYKE; this is translated from the exons atGGACTCCGTCGCGTCGTGGGGGCTGACCCCGCTGGCGGACGCGGACCCGGACGTCTTCGACCTCATCGAGCGGGAGAAGCGGCGCCAGCGGAGCGGGATCGAGCTCATCGCCTCGGAGAACTTCACCTCCTTCGCCGTCATCGAGGCGCTCGGCTCGGCCCTCACCAACAAGTACTCCGAGGGCATGCCGGGGGCGCGCTACTACGGCGGCAACGACGTCATCGACGAGATCGAGAACCTCTGCCGCGACCGCGCCCTCGCCGCCTTCCGCCTCGACGCCGCCTCCTGGGGCGTCAACGTGCAGCCCTACTCCGGCTCGCCCGCCAACTTCGCCGCCTACACCGCGCTCCTCAACCCGCACGACCGGATCATGGGGCTCGAcctcccctcgggcggccacctcaCCCACGGCTACTACACCGCCGGGGGGAAGAAGATCTCCGCCACCTCCATCTACTTCGAGAGCCTGCCCTACAAGGTCAGCGCCGCCAACGGCTACATCGACTACGACAAGCTCGAGGAGAAGGCCATGGACTTCCGCCCCAAGCTCATCATCTGCGGAGGCAGCGCCTACCCCAGGGACTGGGACTACGCCAGGCTCAGGGCCGTCGCCGACAAGGTCGGGGCCATGCTCCTCTGCGACATGGCGCACATCAGCGGACTGGTCGCCGCGCAG GAAGCTGCAAATCCTTTTGAGTTCTGCGATGTGGTTACCACTACAACACACAAGTCTCTCCGGGGACCGAGGGCTGGCATGATCTTCTACAGGAAAGGCCCTAAGCCTGCGAAGAAGGGCCAGCCTGAGGGTGCTGTGTATGACTATGAGGACAAGATCAACTTTGCGGTGTTCCCATCGCTCCAGGGTGGTCCCCACAACCACCAGATTGCTGCCCTTGCAGTTGCCCTGAAGCAAACTTTGACTCCTGGATTCAAGGCCTATGCAAAGCAGGTCAAGGCCAACGCTGTTGCCGTTGGAAAATATCTCATGAGCAAGGGTTACAAGATGGTGACCGATGGAACTGACAACCATCTTGTTCTATGGGATCTCCGCCCTCTTGGCTTGACTG GAAACAAGGTCGAAAAGATGTGTGACCTTTGCAGCATTACATTGAACAAGAATGCTGTCTTCGGTGACAGCAGTGCATTGTCCCCGGGTGGTGTCCGCATTG GTGCTCCCGCGATGACTTCCAGGGGTCTGGTCGAGAAGGACTTCGAGCAGATCGCCGAGTTCCTCCACCAGGCTGTGACCATCTGCCTGAACATCCAGAAGGAGCACGGCAAGCTGCTCAAGGACTTCTCCAAGGGCCTGGTGAACAACAAGGACATCGAGAACCTCAAGGTTGAGGTCGAGAAGTTTGCCCTCTCCTTCGACATGCCTGGGTTCTCGCTCGAGAGCATGAAGTACAAGGAGTAG
- the LOC119356711 gene encoding abscisic acid-inducible protein kinase has translation MDRYEVVRGIGSGNFGVAKLVRDVRTKEHFAVKFIERGHKIDEHVQREIMNHRSLKHPNIIRFKEVVLTPTHLAIVMEYASGGELFQRICNAGRFSEDEGRFFFQQLISGVSYCHSMQVCHRDLKLENTLLDGSVAPRLKICDFGYSKSSVLHSQPKSTVGTPAYIAPEVLSRREYDGKVADVWSCGVTLYVMLVGAYPFEDPDEPRNFRKTITRILSVQYSVPDYVRVSMDCIHLLSRIFVGNPQQRITIPEIKNHPWFLKRLPVEMTDEYQRSMQLADMNTPSQSLEEAMAIIQEAQKPGDNALGVAGQVACLGSMDLDDIDFDIDDIDVESSGDFVCPL, from the exons ATGGATCGGTACGAGGTGGTGAGGGGCATCGGGTCCGGCAACTTCGGGGTGGCCAAGCTGGTGCGGGACGTCCGGACCAAGGAGCACTTCGCCGTCAAGTTCATCGAGCGAGGCCACAAG ATTGATGAACATGTTCAAAGGGAGATTATGAACCACCGGTCACTCAAGCATCCAAATATTATTCGATTCAAGGAG GTCGTGCTAACTCCCACACATTTGGCAATAGTTATGGAATATGCCTCTGGCGGCGAGCTATTTCAAAGGATTTGCAACGCAGGGAGATTTAGCGAGGATGAG GGAAGATTCTTCTTCCAACAATTGATTTCTGGAGTGAGCTATTGTCACTCTATG CAAGTATGTCATAGAGATTTGAAACTAGAAAACACTCTCTTGGATGGTAGTGTCGCACCTCGGCTCAAGATTTGTGACTTCGGTTACTCCAAG TCTTCTGTCTTGCACTCTCAACCGAAGTCAACTGTCGGCACACCGGCATACATCGCCCCAGAGGTCCTCTCTAGAAGAGAATATGATGGAAAG GTCGCCGATGTTTGGTCATGCGGAGTAACGCTCTATGTGATGCTTGTCGGGGCATATCCTTTCGAGGACCCTGATGAGCCAAGGAACTTCCGCAAAACGATCACT AGGATACTCAGCGTACAGTACTCTGTTCCGGACTACGTTCGAGTCTCGATGGACTGCATACATCTGCTGTCCCGCATTTTCGTTGGAAATCCTCAGCAG CGAATAACCATCCCGGAGATCAAGAACCATCCATGGTTCCTCAAGAGATTGCCCGTTGAGATGACCGATGAGTACCAAAGGAGCATGCAGCTGGCAGACATGAACACGCCGTCACAGAGCCTGGAAGAAGCCATGGCGATCATCCAGGAGGCGCAGAAACCTGGCGATAACGCCCTAGGGGTTGCCGGGCAGGTTGCCTGCCTGGGGAGCATGGATTTGGACGACATCGATTTCGATATCGACGACATTGACGTTGAGAGCAGCGGGGATTTCGTGTGCCCGTTGTGA